The Methanosarcina barkeri MS DNA window CTGTCAAGAAGGACGCCATCTGCTCCGGTTTCAAGGGTCTTGAAAGCCAGCCTTGCTTCTTCAGTGCTTTTTACCCCGAAAATTATTTTTACGTCATAACGCTGAAGCTCAGCTATCAGGTTTTCCAGAGGAATAACCTTCCAGTCCGTGCCCGTTACAATCAGGAAGTCGCAGACCTTTCCCATCTCGGCTGCGAATTGCTCGTAGCGTTTGTCCCTGATTATAACATATCCGCCAACAGCAACTCCTTTATCCCTGAGAAGGGTTGCTGCGTTTATGTCAAGAGAACCCTGAGTCTCAAGGGGTAAAGGTTTCGTTCCATCGCCTTCTCCTCTCTTCCCAACGACAATAATCTCAGCTCCGGATTTATTGTCACGGCCAAAGGTTGCTACCGGAATACTTCCCAGTTCCCTGACTTTTCCGACATCCCCTGGGTTTACAAGTACGCAGTCGGCTCCTGATTCAAGGCCTGTCGTAATTCTTTCTTTCTGTTGTTCCCATCCGCCTTCATCGGCTTTTATCCACACGCTTTTCTTCTTCAAAGGCTTCAACTCCGGTATATTTTTTATTTTTACTCAGGCCTTTTCCCTTTTTTAACTTCTGTTTCGGGTTCTGGTATTGCTTTTCAATATCTAGCTCTCACTTTAGCTGTTCGAGGGCTTCTTCTACAGGCCTTCTATGATGTACGATTTCGCAAATGGCCCGGGTGAGTCTAACAGGATCCTTGTGCTGGAAAACATTTCTTCCAATCGCAGCACCTCTGGCTCCGGCTTCCATCGCTCCGTCAATCATCTCCAGGAGTTCTTGATCCGTTGAGGTTTTAGGTCCTCCTGCAATAACTACAGGTACAGGACAGCCTCTGACAACGTCTCTAAAGCTATCAGGATCTCCAGTGTATACTGTTTTTACAACATCAGCGCCGAGCTCGGCCCCGATCCTTGCAGCATGTGCTACATTTACAGGGTCGTGCGGATTTGTGATCTTTTTACCTCTTGGGTACATCATAGTAAGAAGAGGCATACCCCATTCCGTACAGTCTTTGGAAATTTTCCCGAGCTGTTCAAGCTGGTCAGCTTCGGTTTCAGAGCCTATATTTATATGCATGGAAACGGCATCAGCTCCCATCTTAATTACTTCCTCTACTGTACAGACCTGCACTTTGGCATTGGGGTCCGGGCTAAGGGAAGAAGAACCACTTATATGCACGATAAGACCTATGTCGTGGCCGTATCCCCTGTGTCCGTATTTTACCATTCCTTTCTGCATAAGGACGGCGTTTGCTCCTCCTTCGGCAACTTTATTCACCGTATCAGTGATATTGATAAGCCCGTCAATAGGCCCGTCTGAGATCCCATGGTCCATGGGAATAATGACCATGTTTCTGCTTTCCCGGTTCATCAGCCTTTCTATCCGTATCTTTTTACCGATATCTGACATTATAATCTCCTTCGAGTACAAAATGCTTTCAAATTGTTGTTATACCTACTCGGAACCCCGTGCTAGTATGTGACACGTTAGCACATTAAACCTATTTAAAGCTATTCCAACTAGCTACGAGATAAGTTATGCACTTTAATAGTAACGGATATTCTTGAACTTTTCTGTATAATAATGTACTATAATGATCAAATCTGAAAGTCAACTATTTGAAGTCAACTATTTGTTATGAATAAAAGGCATCATTAAAAATACATTCCAGGTCAGAGGAAACATAGAGCAAGTAAATGTACCTAACTCGAAGCCTCCTGCCCACGAAAATAATTATCAATTCTAAACTTTGGAAACATACAAGAATTAAAATAGGATAAGACCGGCTAATAGAGTAAACTCAGAGCGTTAGAAAATACAATCATACCAAAACAGGAACTGAAGGAATCATGAAAGAGCTGAAAATTCTTGTTGTAAATAACTACGGACAATTTTGCCATCTCATTCACCGGGCTGTTCGAGATCTTGATATGGATACGAAAATAATTCCTAATACAACGCCAATTGAGGATATCCTGGCAGAGGAGCCGGACGGACTGATTCTGAGTGGTGGGCCGGAAATGGATAGGGCAGGTTTATGTTTCGATTACGTCCGGAAAATTGATCTTCCTATTCTTGGAATCTGTCTCGGGCATCAGGCAATTGCCCTAGCATATGGAGGACATGTTCATGCAGGGAAAAAAGGCGGGTATGCAGAGGTTGAGATAGAAGTGCTCGAAGAAGACGATATTCTGCGTGGACTCGGACCCAAGGCTACAGTGTGGGCTTCCCATGCAGATGAGGTTGCCGTTCTGCCTGAAGGCTTTATCCATCTTGCTCGGTCTGATATTTGTGAAGTTGAAGCTATGCGCCACCCAACAAAACCAATTTACGGTGTACAATGGCATCCTGAGGTTTCCCATACAGAGAAGGGAGAAGAACTGCTTACCAACTTCCTTGAAATTTGTGAAAAATATTAAGATCGATGTTAATTATTGACATTAACAATCGGGCTTTGTAGAAATCCTCTAAATTTTGATGTACTTATTATTGATTTTAGTAGGATTTCTACATAGTAACAATGCAAAAAAATTAAAGTCAAATTAGACTTAACATAAATCATGAATGTAAAAGAATTTATTAAGCCAACGAAACAAAAAATCTATATTCTTATTATCTTAATAATAGGTTTGAACATTTTTCCCATTATTATTAAATTCTTTTCCACAATTTTTATCGCCAGGATTCTTGGTCCAGAAAAATATACAACTTTCTTGATTTTTAAAAGTACTACTATCCCATATATTCTAATTACAAACGTAATTTATTTTTTATGGATTTATTTTATCGTCTCTATAATTGTAAATATCAGTAAAAAGAAATCTCTGCAAAAATCTTAATACCTACTTAATATCCTAATCTACTTAATGTCCTAAACATGAATTAGTTTAAAATATTTGAATTAGGATTTCTACATAGTCAACAATCGACATTGTCAATCGATATTAACCTTAGGAACAAAATGTTCCTTAAATTTAGAATTATAAAAGAAAAATAAACGCAAATAAACACTATAATAAAGATAAATAAGATATTCGGGATATTACATCCCGAGTCTTTTCTTCATCATTTTCTGAATATTGAACTTTCCACCCCTGAAGCCTTTTAGAGCTGTCTGCATGGTTTTGTGGTATTTCAGAAGCTCCCTTACTTCTTCAGGGCTGCAGCCTGAGCCTCTTGAAATTCTTTTGATCCTGGAGCCACCTATGAGCTTGGGGTCATTCATTTCTTCTTCTGTCATTGAGTCCATGATTATCTTGTAATTCTTCATCTTGTCACTTGTAGCCTGGAACATCTCATCTGAGAGCTTAACGCCTCCCATTCCGCCCATTCCCAGTGGCAGCATGGACATAATCTGTTTAAGAGGGCCCATTTTGTTCATGGCTTCAAGCTGTTTGTACATATCCTTGAGGGTGAAGCGCCCCTGCATCAGGGCCTCTACATTTACGTCTTCTTCACTAAGGGTTTCTTCAGCCTTTTCCATTAGGCTTTTAAGGTCTCCCATGCCAAGAAGCCTTGAAATGAACCTGTCAGCTTCGAATTTTTCAAAATCTTCCGGCGTTTCCCCCACGCCGATAAAGGCAATAGGAGCTTTTGTTTCGGAAACGGCAGACAGGGCTCCGCCTCCTTTTGCAGTACCGTCAAGTTTTGTTATGATAACGCCTGTAATTCCTACGGAATCATTAAATGCATGCGCCTGCTGGCTTGCCTGCTGTCCTATACCTGCATCCAGCACCATGAATTTGTGGTTTGGCTTGGCAACGGCGTTGATCTGTTCCATCTCCTCTATCAGATCGGATTCAAGAGCATGCCGGCCTGCGGTATCCACAATTTTCACGTCGTATTTTTCCAGGGCTTTGAGTCCGTTTCTGGTGATTTCGACAGCATCTGGATTGTTTTCTTCTCCATAGAAAGCTACATTGAGTTTTTCACAGAGAGTTTTAAGCTGTTGATATGCGCCAGGTCGGAAGGTATCTGCGGCGACAACTCCTGCTTTGAGTCCTTTTCTCTGGAAGTAACGAGCAAGCTTTGCTGTACTGGTAGTTTTTCCGCTTCCCTGAAGTCCCACCATCATTATAATCTGCGGCTTGAGCTGAATTTCAGCTCCTTTGCCGATAATTTCCATCAATTCTTGGTATACGATGCGGATTACGTGCTCCCTCGGGTTCATACCTGCAGGAGGGGCTTCTTTCATTGCACGCTCTTTGATTCTCTGGGACATTCCCATAACAAGTTTTACATTCACATCGGCCTGGAGCAGAGCCCGCTGGATATCTTTTACTACTTCATTGACCGTACGCTCATCAATTCGCCCCGCGCCGATCAGCTTCTTGAGCGCCCCCTGTAAGGAGTCTCCAAGTTTTTCCATTACCATATGAAAGTCATCCTGCTGATTTTTTGAGGATAAATAAAAAGATACTCACACTTTTTTGACCTTGTTTAAGACAGTAACCTTCCTTAATAAGCCTTGAGTTTAGTAGCTTAAAAAAGGGATAAGTAAATGGGTTCTATATATAAATCGGTAACCGGCTATAAAAACGTTGCCGGGTATGAAGATTTGAAACTGGGTTATCTAAAAGGCTCTGAGAAGTGTTAAAACACGAGTTAAAACACAAAAATACAAACAAACTCAGAAAAGAGCTTTACTATAGCGGGGGATGGATTCGAACCATCGGTCTACGGGTTATGAGCCCGTCGGGATCTCCTGGCTACCCCACCCCGCTACAGGGGAATTAAAACCTAAAAATGTGTCAAACCACAAACAAACTCAGAAAAGAGCTTTACTATAGCGGGGGATGGATTCGAACCATCGGTCTACGGGTTATGAGCCCGTCGGGATCTCCTGGCTACCCCACCCCGCTACAGGGTTTTATTTATCAGGCCACCTTGCCTGGGACAACTATCAGAACATACTAACGATCGTTTATATAGTTTTCGCTTGGTATTTTAATCTTTAGAGTTTTATCGTAGAATTTAGGCGTTTCTCTAAAGAAATTCCTCAGTTAACTGCAATTTGTCATATTTCATATTCTGTCCGTTATTTTCTCAGGCTTTTCCGGAAATATATTTGATATTTCAAACCCTAAATCATATTATGACAAGGTGCTTATTCTGCGGAGCTTATTGCGAAGTTAAGTGTGGAGTTTACTGCGAAGGTTATCCTGGAGGCCAGGGGGAAAGAGAAAAGGAAGAAGGTGCGGAAATTCTTGGATGTACACAAATCGGTACATCCTACATCTGCGAAAACTGCCTTAAAGACCTGAAACAGGCTCTTGAATCCCTTTAAGAAGGCCAGCAGGAGAGAATATACAGTCCCGGATTAAAAGTTAAAATACCCTTTCCTTTATCGAACGGGATGAACAAACCGAGAAAAGGCAGGTATTACCGGCAACTCAGACAATCTCAACATTGAGTATGAAGTTCTCTTCTTTTCCGGTTACTTTTTCCCAGGGTCTTTTATATATTCCCATTACCTGCTGGTTGCCTTTAGATACGGCTTTAATTTCCCATAAATGGACTCCTTCCGCGCCTACAAGAGGTTGCTTTATTCCTTCAGGCTGCTCTGGAGGACAATATTCTCCTGAGATATTATTGAGCCCCTGGCTCAGATTGAGTTCCCATGAATAGCCTGTGGTCGGGTTTTCCTTAAGCTTGAGGTAAAACGTGCTTTCATTTTCAATACTTATACTTGTTCCGTTGTCAGCTTCGGTTATTATCTGTTGTTTCGTCGACATAGAACCAGGAGTTTCTTCAGGTACGTTATCTACGGGTAGTTCAAAAGACCCGTTTACTCCATTCACATTTACAGTGTAGTTCCCGGCTTTGAGACCCCGAACTTCAAGGGGAATGGTTTCTGTAAAATTCGTTATAACTTGTGTACAGAATGCACCTTTAGGGCGTTTTGTACTTATAGTGATATTGAAGGCATTTCCTTCTCCTTCATTCTTTA harbors:
- a CDS encoding 2-amino-3,7-dideoxy-D-threo-hept-6-ulosonate synthase — its product is MSDIGKKIRIERLMNRESRNMVIIPMDHGISDGPIDGLINITDTVNKVAEGGANAVLMQKGMVKYGHRGYGHDIGLIVHISGSSSLSPDPNAKVQVCTVEEVIKMGADAVSMHINIGSETEADQLEQLGKISKDCTEWGMPLLTMMYPRGKKITNPHDPVNVAHAARIGAELGADVVKTVYTGDPDSFRDVVRGCPVPVVIAGGPKTSTDQELLEMIDGAMEAGARGAAIGRNVFQHKDPVRLTRAICEIVHHRRPVEEALEQLK
- a CDS encoding protease inhibitor I42 family protein, yielding MKTGTNNKFWKYAKIITFLLTAFVVILSGCVDEEQNETESGNTTNNSQEITGTTNNQGTTGGDYIYGTAKVKSIQIVTLESFPVQVQVIAKGYLPDGCTKIDEIKNEGEGNAFNITISTKRPKGAFCTQVITNFTETIPLEVRGLKAGNYTVNVNGVNGSFELPVDNVPEETPGSMSTKQQIITEADNGTSISIENESTFYLKLKENPTTGYSWELNLSQGLNNISGEYCPPEQPEGIKQPLVGAEGVHLWEIKAVSKGNQQVMGIYKRPWEKVTGKEENFILNVEIV
- a CDS encoding signal recognition particle protein Srp54, encoding MVMEKLGDSLQGALKKLIGAGRIDERTVNEVVKDIQRALLQADVNVKLVMGMSQRIKERAMKEAPPAGMNPREHVIRIVYQELMEIIGKGAEIQLKPQIIMMVGLQGSGKTTSTAKLARYFQRKGLKAGVVAADTFRPGAYQQLKTLCEKLNVAFYGEENNPDAVEITRNGLKALEKYDVKIVDTAGRHALESDLIEEMEQINAVAKPNHKFMVLDAGIGQQASQQAHAFNDSVGITGVIITKLDGTAKGGGALSAVSETKAPIAFIGVGETPEDFEKFEADRFISRLLGMGDLKSLMEKAEETLSEEDVNVEALMQGRFTLKDMYKQLEAMNKMGPLKQIMSMLPLGMGGMGGVKLSDEMFQATSDKMKNYKIIMDSMTEEEMNDPKLIGGSRIKRISRGSGCSPEEVRELLKYHKTMQTALKGFRGGKFNIQKMMKKRLGM
- a CDS encoding GMP synthase subunit A; protein product: MKELKILVVNNYGQFCHLIHRAVRDLDMDTKIIPNTTPIEDILAEEPDGLILSGGPEMDRAGLCFDYVRKIDLPILGICLGHQAIALAYGGHVHAGKKGGYAEVEIEVLEEDDILRGLGPKATVWASHADEVAVLPEGFIHLARSDICEVEAMRHPTKPIYGVQWHPEVSHTEKGEELLTNFLEICEKY